The region AATTTATGCGGGCAGTGAGCGATTTATGCTGGAGCTTGGGATAAATTTGGCTAAAGAGAGCAGGGGGACTAATTATTATTTTGCCATTGATGGTCAAATAGCGGCGAAATTTGAACTAAGCGATAATATAAGAAGCGGCGCAAAGGAGTGCTTTGATGCCTTAAGACAGGCTAAATTTAGGATCGTAATGCTAACGGGAGATAATGAATTTGCGGCTCAAAAAGTGGCTAATGAGCTTGGTATAAAGGAATTTAAAGCAAACTGCTTGCCTATGGATAAGGCTAACTTCATAGAGAATTTAACCCAAAGCGGAAAAAAGGTCGTGATGGTCGGAGACGGGATAAACGACGCGCTTGCGCTAAGTTACGCTAATGTCGCTATCTGCCTTGGAAGCGGGGCTGATGTGAGCTTGCAAAGAAGCGATGCAGTGCTTATGAAAGATGATTTAAATTTGCTAAAAGAGGCGATTTGGCTTGCCAAGAGAACCTTTAGGGCGATAAATCAAAATTTGGCTTTTTCGCTTGTTTATAACGCGCTAACTATCCCGCTTGCTATGGCTGGGTATGTTTCGCCCGTGGTTGCGGCGGTTTCAATGTCGTTAAGCTCGGTCGTGGTGGTGCTAAATTCAATGCGTATTAGGCAAAATTCGAAGTAAATGAGTGTAGAATGGATATAAGTATAATAGCTTTGATGATAGGCGTTTCGACTCTGCTTGGAGCTTTTGGGCTCTTTGCTTTGCTTTGGGGGCTTAAGACTAGGCAGTTTGAAGACTATCGTAAATTTTTAGACGGAACAAAATATGACGGCGAAGATGCGCTAAATGACGCTTATAAAATGGAGTTAAAACAAAAAGAGGCGACCAAAAAAGGTTATAGGCCGCCTGATTGATGGATTATTTTAAAGTTTCTATGAAGTCGTTAACCGCTTTTAGATCATCCGCGCTTAAGCTTCTAACCTGAGTTTTCATAACAGCACCCATACCGTAAGTATTGTTTGTGCCTTCTTTATAGCCTTCAAGCGCTTTTAAACGATCCTCTTTAGATACCGAAACAAGTGGCGGAACTTTGTTCGCATACTTTTTTTCGGCAGATTGACCATGACAGGCTACGCATTTTTTATAAATTTCAGCCCCGTCAGCTGCGTATAGAGATGAGCCTAGTAAGCAGGCAGCCGCCAAAATATATACTTTTTTCATTTTGTATCCTTATTTGATAAAAATCGGAGCTTATTATATTCTTAATTTTCTTAAAGTAAGTTGCAAAAAGAAACTAAAATGTTATATGAAATTTGTATTTAAAATTTTATAAATTTATATGTAAATAAGTGTTTTATTTTTGATCCCGTAGAGTCTTTAAAAGCTGAATTTGCTGTGCTTTTAATGATTATATAATGCTTGAAATTTATTTTGAATCTTTCAAAGACTCTATAAAATCATTTACCGCAA is a window of Campylobacter sp. CCUG 57310 DNA encoding:
- a CDS encoding c-type cytochrome — translated: MKKVYILAAACLLGSSLYAADGAEIYKKCVACHGQSAEKKYANKVPPLVSVSKEDRLKALEGYKEGTNNTYGMGAVMKTQVRSLSADDLKAVNDFIETLK
- the ccoS gene encoding cbb3-type cytochrome oxidase assembly protein CcoS, with amino-acid sequence MDISIIALMIGVSTLLGAFGLFALLWGLKTRQFEDYRKFLDGTKYDGEDALNDAYKMELKQKEATKKGYRPPD